In a genomic window of Poecilia reticulata strain Guanapo linkage group LG22, Guppy_female_1.0+MT, whole genome shotgun sequence:
- the ptgr2 gene encoding prostaglandin reductase 2 — MQVQRVVLTSRPGNNGEPSPNNFRLEQKNLTSDLEDGQVLVRTLYLSVDPYMRCRMNEDTGADYLAPWKLSECVDGGGVGVVESSRCSALTEGDVVTSFNWPWQTHAVMVGGGLQKVDSQMVDGHLSYFLGAVGMTGLTALLGVREKGHVTKGANQTMVVSGAAGACGSLAGQIGRLDGCAKVVGICGSDEKCKALVEDLGFSAAINYRCGDVSARLKETCPAGVDVYFDNVGGAVSDAIIEQMNEGGHVILCGQISQYNKDVPYPPPLSDKTQEILQRRNIARERFMVLSYMSKAEAALFELSQLVKSAQIKVLETVVNGIENMGVAFCSMMKGGNIGKQIVKISD; from the exons ATGCAAGTGCAGCGAGTCGTTCTTACCTCTCGACCAG GTAACAACGGGGAGCCAAGTCCTAACAATTTCCGCCTGGAACAGAAAAATTTAACATCTGACCTGGAAGATGGACAAGTCCTTGTTCGGACGCTTTACCTCTCAGTCGACCCTTACATG CGCTGCAGAATGAATGAAGACACCGGTGCCGATTACCTGGCTCCATGGAAGCTGTCCGAATGCGTGGACGGTGGCGGTGTTGGCGTGGTTGAAAGCAGCCGCTGCAGCGCTCTCACCGAGGGAGACGTCGTCACTTCATTCAACTGGCCGTGGCAGACCCATGCAGTTATGGTGGGAGGTGGCCTTCAAAAG GTTGATTCACAGATGGTTGACGGCCATCTTTCCTACTTTTTGGGAGCAGTTGGTATGACGGGACTCACCGCGCTGTTAGGGGTCAGGGAGAAGGGCCACGTGACCAAAGGCGCCAATCAGACGATGGTGGTCAGTGGTGCAGCCGGCGCCTGTGGCTCCCTAGCTGGACAG ATCGGCCGGCTGGATGGATGTGCGAAGGTGGTTGGGATTTGCGGTTCGGATGAGAAGTGCAAAGCTTTGGTGGAAGACCTGGGCTTCTCCGCAGCCATCAACTATCGCTGCGGCGATGTCTCGGCACGGCTCAAGGAGACCTGTCCCGCCGGCGTCGACGTCTACTTCGACAACGTGGGAGGCGCCGTCAGCGACGCCATCATAGAGCAG ATGAACGAAGGAGGACACGTGATACTCTGCGGGCAGATCTCACAGTACAACAAGGATGTGCCGTATCCTCCACCTCTGAGCGACAAGACGCAAGAAATCCTGCAACGTCGGAACATCGCCCGGGAGAGATTCATGGTGCTCAGCTACATGAGTAAAGCGGAAGCTGCCCTCTTTGAGCTCAGCCAGTTAGTAAAATCGGCTCAAATCAAG GTGTTGGAAACGGTGGTGAACGGTATAGAAAACATGGGAG TTGCTTTTTGCTCCATGATGAAAGGCGGAAACATCGGCAAGCAAATAGTAAAAATATCCGACTGA